One Enterococcus silesiacus genomic window carries:
- a CDS encoding FMN-dependent NADH-azoreductase has product MSKLLVVKAHPLTKEESRSVRALETFLESYQAQNPADEIDVLDVYADFVPEIDEELLSGWGALRTGTEFTALNESQQTKVARFNELTDQFLGADKVVIANALWNLNVPTRLKAWVDTINVAGKTFKYTEEGPKPLTTGKKALHIQSNGGFYEGQDFASQYVKGILNFIGVAEVDQLFIEGIDHHPEKAEELLDAAMNQATTLGKTF; this is encoded by the coding sequence ATGTCAAAATTACTTGTTGTTAAAGCACACCCGCTTACTAAGGAAGAATCTCGCTCTGTTCGAGCGTTAGAAACCTTTTTAGAGAGTTATCAAGCTCAAAACCCAGCTGACGAGATCGATGTACTTGATGTCTATGCCGATTTCGTTCCGGAAATCGATGAAGAACTACTTTCTGGTTGGGGAGCACTACGCACAGGTACTGAATTTACTGCCTTAAATGAAAGTCAGCAAACAAAAGTTGCCCGCTTCAATGAATTAACAGATCAATTCTTAGGCGCTGACAAAGTTGTTATTGCTAACGCATTATGGAATTTAAATGTACCAACTCGTTTAAAAGCGTGGGTCGATACGATCAACGTAGCTGGAAAAACGTTTAAATATACTGAGGAAGGTCCTAAACCTTTGACTACTGGTAAAAAAGCCTTGCATATCCAATCAAATGGTGGATTTTATGAAGGGCAAGATTTCGCTTCTCAATATGTAAAAGGAATCTTGAATTTTATCGGTGTTGCTGAAGTTGATCAATTATTTATTGAAGGTATCGATCATCACCCAGAAAAAGCTGAAGAATTATTAGATGCAGCAATGAATCAAGCAACAACCTTAGGAAAAACATTTTAA
- a CDS encoding PTS sorbitol transporter subunit IIA: MKAVVTEIGVHALDEKEPMIILFGESATEGLKEYSVIQKFQQIQPLAMKEGNLLKIDEQEYIIDYVGPFANKNLNSIAHVTLVFDDIPEEDAIVNALYLTPQVLPAIKVGTIIEYVSHGV; encoded by the coding sequence ATGAAAGCTGTAGTTACTGAAATTGGTGTTCACGCATTAGATGAAAAAGAGCCGATGATCATACTTTTTGGTGAAAGTGCCACAGAGGGGTTAAAAGAATACTCAGTGATTCAAAAATTTCAACAAATACAACCCTTAGCGATGAAAGAAGGCAATCTGTTAAAGATTGATGAGCAAGAATATATCATAGATTATGTGGGGCCATTTGCGAATAAAAATTTAAACAGCATTGCCCATGTGACTTTGGTTTTTGATGACATTCCTGAGGAGGATGCAATTGTGAATGCGTTGTATCTAACGCCTCAAGTTCTTCCAGCAATCAAGGTTGGAACAATAATTGAGTATGTATCACATGGAGTGTGA
- a CDS encoding UDP-N-acetylglucosamine 1-carboxyvinyltransferase (adds enolpyruvyl to UDP-N-acetylglucosamine as a component of cell wall formation; gram-positive bacteria have 2 copies of MurA which are active) produces the protein MEQIIVHGGNQLKGTVKIEGAKNAVLPILAATLLAEEGVTTLNNVPILSDVFTMNQVIKHLNVDVDFNQDENKVTIDATQPLGIEANYEYVSQMRASIVVMGPLLARNGHAKVAMPGGCAIGKRPIDLHLKGFQALGAKIIQKNGYIEAIADELIGNTIYLDFPSVGATQNIMMAAVKATGTTVIENVAREPEIVDLANVLNKMGAKIVGAGTEMMRIEGVKKLHAVEHSIVQDRIEAGTFMVAAAMTEGDVLIEEAIPEHNRPLISKLTEMGAVIREERGSLRVIGPKVIKPTDVKTMPHPGFPTDMQAQMTAIQMVADGSSIVTETVFENRFQHLEEMQRMNADVKMDGNIAIINGGQPLQGAAVEATDLRAAAALILVGLRANGITRVSHLEYLDRGYYKFHEKLQKLGAKVERVNDDEKAAEKKLSTVN, from the coding sequence ATGGAACAGATTATTGTTCATGGTGGTAACCAATTAAAAGGAACTGTGAAAATCGAAGGGGCTAAAAATGCAGTATTGCCAATTTTAGCAGCGACCCTTTTAGCAGAAGAAGGAGTAACGACATTAAATAATGTACCGATTCTTTCTGATGTGTTTACAATGAATCAAGTAATCAAACACTTGAATGTTGATGTTGATTTTAATCAAGACGAAAACAAAGTTACAATAGATGCGACTCAGCCTTTAGGCATTGAAGCAAATTATGAGTATGTTAGTCAAATGAGAGCTTCGATCGTTGTTATGGGCCCGTTATTGGCTCGTAATGGTCATGCCAAAGTTGCGATGCCTGGTGGGTGTGCAATTGGTAAACGTCCAATTGATTTACACTTGAAAGGCTTCCAAGCGCTAGGTGCTAAAATCATTCAGAAAAATGGCTATATCGAAGCGATTGCGGATGAATTGATTGGCAATACGATCTATCTGGATTTCCCAAGCGTAGGTGCTACTCAAAATATCATGATGGCCGCTGTTAAAGCAACAGGCACAACTGTCATTGAAAACGTTGCTAGAGAACCTGAAATCGTTGATTTAGCGAATGTCCTTAATAAAATGGGCGCTAAAATCGTCGGTGCCGGTACTGAAATGATGCGTATCGAAGGTGTGAAAAAACTTCATGCTGTTGAACATTCAATTGTTCAAGATCGCATTGAAGCAGGAACATTCATGGTTGCAGCTGCGATGACTGAGGGAGATGTTTTGATCGAAGAAGCAATCCCAGAACACAATCGTCCACTTATTTCTAAATTAACTGAAATGGGCGCTGTTATTCGTGAAGAAAGAGGCAGTTTACGCGTCATTGGTCCTAAAGTAATCAAACCAACAGATGTTAAAACAATGCCGCATCCTGGTTTCCCAACAGATATGCAAGCACAAATGACTGCGATACAAATGGTAGCAGACGGTTCAAGTATTGTAACTGAGACAGTCTTTGAAAATCGTTTCCAACATTTGGAAGAAATGCAACGCATGAATGCTGATGTGAAAATGGACGGTAATATTGCTATTATTAATGGTGGTCAACCATTGCAAGGGGCTGCTGTAGAAGCAACTGATTTACGTGCTGCTGCTGCGTTGATTTTAGTAGGATTACGTGCTAACGGTATTACGCGTGTATCACACTTAGAATATTTAGATCGTGGCTACTATAAATTCCATGAAAAACTTCAAAAATTAGGAGCAAAAGTGGAACGAGTAAACGATGACGAAAAAGCTGCAGAAAAGAAATTGTCTACTGTTAATTAA
- a CDS encoding ATP synthase F0F1 subunit epsilon, with translation MDCLTVNVVTPNGLVYDHRAMIVVAKTTDGEIGILPKHAPIIVPLAIDEVRVKRTDSDKHVDWIAVNGGIMEVRDNIVSIIADSAERERDIDVSRAERAKQRAERMIEKAKENANTDELRRATVALHRAINRINVSKHT, from the coding sequence ATGGATTGTTTAACTGTCAATGTGGTGACTCCAAATGGTTTGGTCTATGACCATCGCGCAATGATCGTCGTTGCAAAAACAACGGATGGTGAAATCGGTATTTTACCGAAACATGCACCAATCATCGTTCCCTTAGCGATCGATGAGGTTCGCGTAAAAAGAACAGATTCAGATAAACACGTGGATTGGATCGCTGTTAATGGTGGTATTATGGAAGTCCGTGATAACATTGTTTCGATCATTGCAGATAGTGCAGAACGAGAACGAGACATTGATGTTAGTCGCGCAGAACGTGCCAAACAACGAGCTGAACGAATGATTGAAAAAGCGAAAGAAAATGCAAATACGGACGAATTGCGCCGTGCAACAGTTGCCCTTCATCGAGCGATCAATCGGATCAATGTATCAAAACATACGTAA
- a CDS encoding ATP synthase subunit beta, whose amino-acid sequence MSSGKIVEVIGPVVDVEFSLDQSLPDINNALVVYKNGEEKQKVVLEVALELGDGVIRSIAMESTDGLQRGMEVIDTGKPISVPVGKETLGRVFNVLGDTIDLEEPFPEDAIRSGIHKKAPDFADLSTSNEILETGIKVIDLLAPYLKGGKVGLFGGAGVGKTVLIQELIHNIAQEHGGISVFTGVGERTREGNDLYFEMKDSGVIEKTAMVFGQMNEPPGARMRVALTGLTIAEYFRDVEGQDVLLFIDNIFRFTQAGSEVSALLGRMPSAVGYQPTLATEMGQLQERITSTKKGSITSIQAIYVPADDYTDPAPATAFAHLDATTNLERRLTEMGIYPAVDPLASSSSALAPEVVGDEHYAVATEVQHVLQRYRELQDIIAILGMDELSDQEKILVGRARRIQFFLSQNFNVAEQFTGQPGSYVPVADTVKGFGEILDGKYDDLPEEAFRSVGRIEDVIEKAKTLNY is encoded by the coding sequence ATGAGTTCAGGAAAGATTGTTGAAGTAATCGGTCCCGTTGTTGACGTGGAATTTTCACTAGATCAATCCTTACCCGATATAAACAATGCATTAGTCGTTTATAAAAACGGCGAAGAAAAACAAAAAGTCGTTTTAGAAGTCGCTTTAGAATTAGGAGACGGTGTTATCCGCTCAATCGCTATGGAATCTACTGATGGGCTTCAACGCGGAATGGAAGTTATTGATACTGGAAAACCAATTTCTGTTCCTGTCGGAAAAGAAACATTAGGTCGTGTATTCAACGTTTTAGGCGATACGATCGATTTAGAAGAGCCATTTCCAGAAGATGCAATCCGCAGCGGTATCCATAAAAAAGCCCCTGATTTTGCTGATTTAAGTACAAGTAATGAAATTCTAGAAACTGGAATCAAAGTGATCGACTTATTAGCCCCTTACTTAAAAGGTGGTAAAGTTGGTTTGTTCGGTGGTGCCGGTGTTGGTAAAACCGTTTTGATTCAAGAATTGATTCATAATATTGCTCAAGAACATGGCGGTATTTCTGTATTTACCGGTGTTGGTGAACGAACGCGTGAAGGGAACGACCTTTATTTTGAAATGAAAGACTCTGGCGTTATTGAAAAAACAGCTATGGTTTTCGGTCAAATGAATGAGCCTCCTGGTGCACGTATGCGTGTGGCCTTGACTGGTTTGACGATTGCCGAATATTTCCGTGATGTTGAAGGTCAAGATGTATTATTGTTTATCGATAATATTTTCCGTTTCACTCAAGCTGGATCAGAAGTTTCTGCCTTGTTAGGTCGGATGCCTTCAGCCGTTGGGTATCAACCAACACTTGCAACTGAAATGGGTCAATTACAAGAACGTATCACTTCTACTAAAAAAGGCTCGATCACATCGATTCAAGCAATCTATGTACCAGCAGATGACTATACTGACCCGGCGCCAGCAACAGCATTCGCCCATTTAGATGCAACAACTAACTTGGAACGTCGCTTAACTGAAATGGGGATATATCCAGCGGTTGACCCGTTAGCCTCATCATCTAGTGCTCTAGCACCAGAAGTTGTCGGAGACGAGCATTATGCCGTAGCAACAGAAGTACAACACGTGCTGCAACGTTACCGTGAGTTACAAGATATCATTGCAATTTTAGGGATGGATGAGTTATCTGATCAAGAAAAAATCTTGGTTGGCCGTGCCCGTCGTATCCAGTTCTTCTTATCTCAAAACTTTAACGTGGCAGAACAATTTACAGGACAACCAGGTTCTTATGTTCCAGTTGCTGATACAGTTAAAGGCTTTGGAGAAATTCTTGATGGAAAATATGACGACTTACCGGAAGAAGCGTTCCGCAGTGTTGGTAGAATCGAAGACGTTATCGAAAAAGCTAAAACGTTGAACTACTAA
- a CDS encoding ATP synthase F0F1 subunit gamma, with protein MGASLNEIKQRIASTKKTSQITNAMQMVSGAKLTKSEAASRGFQEYASKIRSIVTHLVAAQLSDLEELDSYDSEEASETGNYHVMLTSRPVKKTSYIVITSDKGLVGGYNSSILKQTMKMMTDDHKSQDEYVLIAIGGTGADFFKARGINVAYELRGLSDQPSFDEVRKIVSTATTMYENEVFDELYVCYNHHINSLTSQFRVEKMLPISDLDPDEATTYEQEYILEPSEEAILDNLLPQYAESLIYGAIIDAKTAEHAAGMTAMKTATDNAQNIISDLTISYNRARQGAITQEITEIVAGAAALE; from the coding sequence TTGGGTGCTTCATTAAATGAAATCAAACAACGCATTGCTTCAACGAAAAAAACAAGCCAAATTACTAACGCCATGCAAATGGTTTCAGGTGCTAAACTGACAAAATCAGAAGCGGCTTCTAGAGGTTTTCAAGAATATGCGTCAAAAATCCGTTCTATCGTTACACATCTTGTTGCAGCTCAATTAAGTGATCTAGAAGAATTAGATTCTTATGATAGTGAAGAGGCATCAGAAACAGGCAATTATCATGTAATGCTGACATCGCGTCCGGTGAAAAAAACAAGTTATATCGTCATTACCTCTGATAAAGGATTGGTGGGCGGATATAACAGTTCAATTTTGAAGCAAACGATGAAAATGATGACAGATGACCATAAATCTCAAGATGAATACGTCTTGATTGCAATTGGTGGAACTGGTGCAGATTTTTTCAAGGCTCGTGGAATAAACGTTGCATACGAACTTCGTGGTCTAAGTGATCAACCTAGTTTTGATGAGGTTAGAAAAATCGTTTCAACAGCGACTACAATGTATGAAAATGAAGTATTTGATGAGTTGTATGTTTGCTATAATCACCACATTAATTCATTGACAAGTCAATTTCGTGTAGAAAAAATGCTGCCGATTTCTGATTTAGATCCGGACGAAGCAACAACCTATGAGCAGGAATATATTTTAGAACCTTCAGAAGAAGCGATTTTAGATAATTTACTGCCTCAATATGCTGAAAGCTTGATCTATGGCGCAATAATTGATGCAAAAACAGCGGAACATGCTGCTGGGATGACCGCGATGAAGACTGCCACTGATAATGCGCAAAATATTATTAGTGATCTGACGATTTCTTATAATCGTGCTCGTCAAGGAGCCATTACACAAGAAATCACAGAAATCGTAGCTGGTGCAGCAGCACTAGAATAA
- a CDS encoding ATP synthase subunit alpha (produces ATP from ADP in the presence of a proton gradient across the membrane; the alpha chain is a catalytic subunit): MAIKAEEISALIKEQIKNYQQELAVEEIGTVTYVGDGIARAHGLENAMSGELLEFSNGSYGMAQNLETNDVGIIILGDFETIREGDKVKRTGKIMEVPVGEAMIGRVVNPLGQPIDGLGEIKTDKTRPVEAAAPGVMQRKSVDQPMQTGLKAIDALVPIGRGQRELVIGDRKTGKTSIAIDTIINQKGQDVICIYVAIGQKESTVRNQVETLRAYGALDYTIIVNAGASQPAPLLYIAPYAGAAMGEEFMYNGKHVLIIFDDLSKQAVAYRELSLLLRRPPGREAYPGDVFYLHSRLLERAAKLSDELGGGSMTALPFVETQAGDISAYIPTNVISITDGQIFLESDLFYAGTRPAVDAGLSVSRVGGSAQIKAMKKVAGTLRLDLASYRELEAFTQFGSDLDAATQAKLNRGRRTVEILKQKLHAPLAVEKQVVILYALTHGFLDSISVAKILDFESELFDFLDGKHPELFETIRTTKDLPKSEDLDAAISEFKEIFDAANSEGSTAKDTLDSIQNA; encoded by the coding sequence ATGGCTATCAAAGCAGAAGAAATCAGTGCCTTGATTAAGGAACAAATCAAAAATTATCAACAAGAACTAGCAGTCGAAGAAATTGGGACTGTCACATACGTTGGGGATGGAATCGCTCGTGCCCATGGATTAGAAAACGCAATGAGCGGAGAATTACTTGAATTTTCTAATGGCTCATACGGAATGGCGCAAAACTTAGAAACCAATGACGTTGGTATTATCATTCTAGGTGATTTTGAAACCATTCGAGAAGGCGATAAAGTAAAACGCACTGGTAAAATCATGGAAGTCCCTGTCGGCGAAGCAATGATCGGACGTGTTGTTAATCCATTAGGTCAACCAATCGATGGTCTGGGTGAAATCAAGACAGATAAGACACGTCCAGTAGAAGCAGCAGCTCCAGGTGTTATGCAAAGAAAATCAGTTGATCAACCGATGCAAACTGGTCTTAAAGCAATTGATGCTCTTGTACCAATTGGTCGTGGTCAACGTGAATTAGTGATCGGTGACCGTAAAACTGGTAAAACATCGATTGCCATCGACACGATCATCAACCAAAAAGGTCAAGATGTTATTTGTATCTATGTTGCTATCGGTCAAAAGGAATCAACGGTTCGTAACCAAGTCGAAACGTTAAGAGCATATGGCGCACTAGATTATACAATTATTGTGAATGCTGGAGCATCTCAACCAGCGCCATTGCTTTATATTGCGCCTTATGCAGGAGCTGCAATGGGTGAAGAATTCATGTACAACGGCAAACACGTTTTGATCATTTTTGATGATTTATCAAAACAAGCTGTTGCTTATCGTGAACTGTCATTACTATTACGTCGTCCTCCAGGTCGGGAAGCTTATCCAGGTGATGTGTTCTATTTGCATTCACGTTTATTAGAACGTGCAGCAAAATTAAGTGATGAATTAGGTGGCGGTTCAATGACTGCCTTACCATTTGTTGAAACGCAAGCCGGAGATATTTCTGCTTATATTCCAACAAACGTTATTTCAATCACAGATGGACAAATTTTCTTAGAAAGCGATTTGTTCTATGCGGGTACACGTCCAGCCGTTGATGCTGGTCTTTCCGTGTCACGTGTTGGTGGTTCAGCACAAATCAAAGCAATGAAAAAAGTCGCTGGGACACTTCGTTTAGATTTAGCAAGTTACCGAGAATTAGAAGCTTTTACTCAGTTTGGTTCTGATTTAGATGCGGCAACACAAGCAAAACTAAACCGAGGTCGTCGGACTGTTGAAATTTTAAAACAAAAATTACATGCACCATTAGCAGTTGAAAAACAAGTTGTTATTTTATATGCACTGACGCACGGATTTTTAGATAGTATCAGTGTGGCAAAAATCCTAGATTTCGAATCAGAACTGTTTGACTTTTTAGACGGCAAACATCCTGAATTATTTGAAACGATCCGTACAACAAAAGACTTGCCAAAATCAGAAGATCTAGATGCAGCAATCAGCGAATTCAAAGAGATTTTTGATGCCGCTAATTCAGAAGGATCGACAGCTAAAGACACACTTGATTCAATTCAAAATGCGTAA
- a CDS encoding ATP synthase F0F1 subunit delta, whose protein sequence is MKLDKYTVGKRYGKALFELAIENEEADSIYQDLLKLREIFNEVPDLGDILSDVRLEPYEKDEIMKQLVNGFEGTLENFLNVVYNYSRMNDLLLMIDEYEKRYDEHRSLLLGTALTAVPLTKEQHRLMEEKAAKLLGYEQANLINLIDPEIVGGVIIEANYKVIDGSIHKQLERIQELLLK, encoded by the coding sequence ATGAAGTTAGATAAGTACACGGTAGGTAAACGCTACGGTAAAGCTTTGTTTGAGTTGGCGATTGAAAATGAAGAAGCCGATAGCATTTATCAAGACTTATTAAAACTCAGAGAAATTTTTAATGAAGTACCAGATTTAGGCGATATCTTAAGTGATGTCCGTCTTGAACCTTATGAAAAAGACGAAATCATGAAACAATTGGTTAACGGATTTGAAGGAACCCTTGAGAATTTCCTAAATGTCGTTTATAACTATTCACGCATGAATGATTTATTATTGATGATCGATGAATATGAAAAACGTTACGATGAACATAGAAGCTTACTTTTAGGAACAGCGTTGACTGCCGTTCCATTGACCAAAGAACAACACCGATTGATGGAAGAAAAAGCAGCAAAATTGTTAGGCTATGAGCAAGCGAATCTAATTAATTTGATCGATCCTGAAATTGTTGGCGGCGTGATAATAGAAGCCAACTACAAAGTGATTGACGGCAGTATCCACAAGCAATTAGAACGAATCCAAGAATTGTTATTAAAATAA
- a CDS encoding ATP synthase F0F1 subunit B, with the protein MLDHLVIGEAGPSTTIGTMIVVSGAFLILMLLIKKFAWEAITDMLKKREDKIANDLDSAEQSRIAAAKLQEERQQKLLSSKSEAAEIIKHAKENGDQNRQKILAETNDEVSRLREKARLDISQEHEEALASVKDEVASLSLQIAEKILNKELTPDAHDSLINSYIEGLGNSNEVR; encoded by the coding sequence ATGCTAGATCATTTAGTAATCGGTGAAGCCGGCCCAAGTACAACAATTGGCACGATGATTGTCGTAAGTGGCGCTTTTCTAATTTTGATGCTTCTAATCAAGAAATTCGCTTGGGAAGCAATCACTGATATGTTAAAAAAACGTGAAGATAAAATTGCCAACGATTTAGATTCTGCAGAACAATCTCGAATCGCAGCTGCTAAGTTGCAAGAAGAACGTCAACAAAAACTACTTTCTTCTAAATCCGAAGCAGCAGAAATCATCAAACATGCGAAAGAGAATGGAGACCAAAATCGCCAAAAAATCTTAGCAGAAACCAATGATGAAGTGTCACGTTTACGAGAAAAAGCACGTCTTGATATTTCTCAAGAGCATGAAGAAGCATTGGCATCTGTTAAAGACGAAGTAGCGAGCTTGTCTTTACAAATTGCAGAAAAAATCTTAAACAAAGAATTGACGCCAGATGCACACGATTCATTGATCAATTCTTACATTGAAGGCTTAGGTAATTCAAATGAAGTTAGATAA
- a CDS encoding ATP synthase F0F1 subunit C: protein MNYIAAAIAVFGAAIGAAYGNGKVISKTIESMTRQPEMAGQLRTTMFIGVALIEAVPILGVVIALLLVLK, encoded by the coding sequence ATGAATTATATCGCAGCAGCAATCGCAGTTTTCGGAGCAGCAATCGGAGCAGCATACGGTAACGGAAAAGTTATCTCAAAAACAATCGAATCAATGACACGTCAACCAGAAATGGCTGGACAACTTAGAACTACAATGTTTATCGGGGTAGCCTTGATCGAAGCGGTTCCAATTCTAGGTGTAGTTATTGCATTGTTATTAGTGCTTAAATAA
- a CDS encoding ATP synthase subunit A, producing MEEKTLLFKIGPIWFDGTICLMVLLTCVIVFGIVYYCTRNIQMKPKGKQNVIEYLIDFVRSIITDNMPSKEVTNFHLLAFTMFMFVLVANIIGLVTKVAIGDYTYWKSPTADPMVTLTLALIMIALTHFFSVSRFGLKGYFKNSFLSPVSFLMPIKLMEEFTNLLTLALRLYGNIFAGEVLLGLIAGLVSSVGLWTIPLAIPLEMIWLAFSLFIGGIQAFIFVTLSMVYMAHKVEVEE from the coding sequence TTGGAAGAGAAGACACTACTCTTCAAGATTGGGCCAATTTGGTTTGACGGAACGATTTGTTTAATGGTTCTGTTAACATGTGTCATTGTCTTTGGGATAGTATATTACTGCACAAGGAATATACAAATGAAACCTAAAGGCAAACAAAATGTCATTGAGTATCTCATTGATTTTGTTCGAAGTATCATTACCGACAATATGCCGAGTAAAGAAGTAACAAATTTTCACCTGCTAGCATTCACGATGTTCATGTTCGTTTTAGTTGCTAATATTATTGGATTAGTAACCAAAGTGGCAATCGGAGATTATACGTATTGGAAGAGCCCAACAGCCGATCCGATGGTTACCTTGACATTAGCCTTGATCATGATTGCTTTAACACATTTCTTCAGTGTTAGTCGTTTTGGCTTAAAAGGATATTTTAAAAACAGCTTTTTAAGTCCAGTATCGTTTCTAATGCCGATCAAGTTGATGGAAGAATTTACGAACTTGCTTACGTTGGCGCTACGTTTATACGGAAACATTTTTGCTGGTGAAGTATTACTTGGACTGATTGCAGGACTTGTATCAAGTGTAGGACTTTGGACGATTCCACTAGCAATACCGTTAGAAATGATCTGGTTAGCCTTTTCATTATTTATCGGTGGAATTCAAGCATTTATCTTTGTCACATTATCAATGGTTTACATGGCTCATAAAGTTGAAGTCGAAGAATAA
- a CDS encoding SsrA-binding protein produces the protein MPKGEGKLIAQNRKARHDYTVVDTMEAGIVLQGTEIKSIRNGRINLKDGFARIRNGEAYLLNVHISPYEQGNIFNHDPLRTRKLLLHKKQIAKLIAETKNTGITIIPLKVYIRNGYAKVLIGLAKGKKQYDKREDLKRKEINREIDRTLKNNLR, from the coding sequence ATGCCAAAAGGGGAAGGAAAACTGATTGCCCAAAATCGTAAAGCGCGGCATGACTATACTGTTGTTGATACAATGGAAGCTGGAATTGTTTTACAAGGAACTGAAATAAAGTCGATCCGCAATGGACGAATCAACTTAAAAGATGGCTTTGCCAGAATCAGAAATGGCGAAGCTTACCTGCTCAATGTGCATATCAGTCCCTATGAGCAGGGCAATATTTTTAATCATGATCCTTTACGAACAAGAAAATTATTACTGCACAAAAAACAAATCGCCAAACTGATTGCTGAGACCAAAAATACTGGAATCACGATTATTCCGTTAAAAGTATATATCCGTAATGGCTATGCCAAAGTGTTAATCGGTCTAGCTAAAGGGAAAAAACAATACGATAAACGGGAAGATTTGAAACGCAAAGAAATCAATCGTGAAATAGACCGAACGTTAAAAAATAATTTAAGGTAG